Below is a window of Pseudomonadota bacterium DNA.
AGACGGCCCACTTCAGCGCCGGCCTTCGCTTCGGACCCCCTGACCTCATCCAGCAGAATTCCCGCGCGCGGGTCCATACCGTCCACCACGATCTCCGCGCCCGGCAGATCGCCGACAACGATCAGCGTCTGCTTGACGGCCTTGCGCGCCGCTGGCGGGAGTTCCTCGATGGTTGCCTTCACGCGCCCTTCCAGCTGCTCCGATGACAGTGACCAGCGTGGCGGCGGCTGCTGTAGGTCGAGGCTGCGCGTCTTGAGAAACTCGAGCGTGGCGCCGCGTGTGTCGTCCTTGGCATCCAGCAACAGGCCCAGGAAGTAGTGGGCCTCTGCATATAGCGGATCGCGTTTCACAGCGCTGCGCAGCAGGGGCTCCGCGCCTGGCAGGTCACCCACTTCGAAACGTGCCCGACCGACACCGAACTCGAGCCGCACGCTATCGAAAGGACCGCTCGGCAACGAACCGGCAAGCGCCCGAGCCGACTCGCAGTCGCCTCGATGCATGAACGCGTCGAACTTGACGAGCAAGGCGTCTGCGACCTCGTCCGTGCACTGCGCAACATGAAGAGCTTCATCCACCATCTCCAGAGCAGCGTCAAAATCGTGCAACGGGTGGATGAGCACTCCGGCCGCATCCAACATGGCCTCTACGAATCGCTCATCCAGCTCCACAGCCTGCCTGTAGTGCTCGAGCGCGTCCTCGGGACTACCTTCCGCGGCACGAATGTAGCCCAGCAGGTGGTGAGCCTCTGGAGACTGCGCATCGAGCTCGAGGCTCTTCTCCGCTGACAGCCGAGCGCCCGCTAGATCACCCCGATTATACAGATCCCAACCCCGGTCAAGGTGAGCTGAGAACTGGTCCATGGGTCCGCTGTCAGCCATCGGCTTCGCTACTGCTGCAAGGCACCGGGGGGGCTGTATACGTCAAGAAAGCACCAGAGGCCACCTGAAAGCGGGTCCGCCCACAACGGCTCCCACCGGCTCACGTGCATGGCCAAAGAAACCTGTCAGACGCGTCGAGCTGGGCGCTGGCGGCGGGAGCTGGACACGGCCATACTGTGCACCAGGGTTCCTGGTCATCGCGACTCGCCGACGTATGGGTAACTACCGCGGCCTCGCAAACTCGCCGGGCGCTGCCCTGCTGACCACGCTGATCGGGCTAGGCTCGGCCGCATGCGTGGGCCAGGCTGCACCCGCCACGGAGACGGTCCCTTTTGGCGCGACGTGGCACGGCATCTTGAGGGGCGGCGAGGCGCTGCCCGATCGTGGCCCCGGGTTCGTGCGTGTGCGACCCGGAGGTAGTACCCGCTGGGGTACTCCCGAGCTCGTGCGGGCGCTCCAGCGCGCGGCGGCAAGCGTCGCCCGGGCCTTTCCCGGGGGTGCCCCACTTCGAGTAGGCGATCTCTCGGGACCCGGCGGGGGCCGTCATCACCGGCACGCCAGCCACAGGACGGGCCTGGACGCGGACGTGCTTTTCTATGTGACGGATGGTTGGGGTCGCACAGTGGACGGTCCGGGCTGGCCGGTGTTCGATCGCGCGGGTCTGCCACACCGGCGCGCAGAGGACAGCGCGAGGAGAGGATCGCTCAGGCCGTTGTTCTTCG
It encodes the following:
- a CDS encoding tetratricopeptide repeat protein, whose translation is MADSGPMDQFSAHLDRGWDLYNRGDLAGARLSAEKSLELDAQSPEAHHLLGYIRAAEGSPEDALEHYRQAVELDERFVEAMLDAAGVLIHPLHDFDAALEMVDEALHVAQCTDEVADALLVKFDAFMHRGDCESARALAGSLPSGPFDSVRLEFGVGRARFEVGDLPGAEPLLRSAVKRDPLYAEAHYFLGLLLDAKDDTRGATLEFLKTRSLDLQQPPPRWSLSSEQLEGRVKATIEELPPAARKAVKQTLIVVGDLPGAEIVVDGMDPRAGILLDEVRGSEAKAGAEVGRLFIYQRNLERLAGNAVELDRELAQCLGQELAAVFPTLRGVLGAQERGTSVRPQVPIDRH
- a CDS encoding penicillin-insensitive murein endopeptidase, with translation MGNYRGLANSPGAALLTTLIGLGSAACVGQAAPATETVPFGATWHGILRGGEALPDRGPGFVRVRPGGSTRWGTPELVRALQRAAASVARAFPGGAPLRVGDLSGPGGGRHHRHASHRTGLDADVLFYVTDGWGRTVDGPGWPVFDRAGLPHRRAEDSARRGSLRPLFFDSARNWHLVRTLLTDPEVQVQWILCSNGVKAMLLSHAAQHEQDPDVLVRASYVLHQPSSGAPHGDHFHIRLWCSSRERAWGCLPGPPRWPWLNQQAGEMPSPLPATDQALVHALLQGADSRPAETTHASSGF